Genomic window (Enoplosus armatus isolate fEnoArm2 chromosome 22, fEnoArm2.hap1, whole genome shotgun sequence):
cccgatggagaccagcaccttgcatggcagctcggtcgccatcggtttgtgaatgtgtgagtgaatgagacctgatctgtagAGTGCTTTGggaagaccatttaccatatacatatatgtatttacacacacacacacacatatatatatatatacacatatacacactactataaataaatgttacattCCCTGCAGGTTTAACTGATGAAATGTGTCTCCTGCTGTTGGTtgttgagtgtttgtgtatagagtgctgcaggaacgAGTCCTAAAAGCCAGAAATTAgttcgcatttttacacttccagttccCTCGTCTTGAAGTCActgggttttttgaatgggtttttgatttgatgcctgaaataaggtctgtggttaacacaagcttaagagatatAAAACGTTTTGTTCTgcgacataaaatatgtcagtaaaTACCCCACTCATGAATTTTGGAGGttttacatgtcttaaaaaaggcagcTGCTAccaagtggctaaatgagactactATATAATAATCCAagaatcccattggcttttagtcgagggaaccaggggaatgctaacttcagggtttaCCTACAAAACTACATtatccctgcaacactctattgtGAGTGATGCTCTCTAGGATGTTGCTGTTAGCTGAAGGTCAGGACAGGAAGTGATTCTGCTGTCAGACTTTCAGTTAATCACCTCATTATTTGAAGTTTGCTGTTCCACTTGTTACATTTCCTTTTATTCTGTTGCTTCATGTTTATTTAGTGGTTTTATTTCGACTGGTTAGTTTATTATTTTGGGATGTGGCTTAATGATGgtgtaacagcagcagtcaaGAGTCACAGTACAGTTAAAGTATCCATAGCATCATATATTTAACctcaacataataataataataatatatctaaTATATATTCTAACTGGACAGGACCAACACTGTTACTGTTCCTGGATCAGAGGGAACATATGGGACGTTCAGACAAACTGTCACCCTTCAGGGCCTCCGTACAGTCCAGAGGCTTATTTTTGTTTCAAAGCACTTCAAATCaacatttgtatgtaaaaacacacattttttaagaTTTGATGTTTCACACATTTGAAGACTAAAACAGAAAGTCACAACCAGCCagataatttattttcttcaacaTCTGTTATAGTTTTATAACTTAAAACATCTGGAACAAACATTagactttttatttcttctttcatcaCAAGATGTTTTCAGCTGAGGaagtctaaagtctaaaaaCTCCATCACATGACAACTGAGACATCTTCCACTTCCTGAAAATAAAACTTCTGCCTTCTgaaaattaaagcaaaatgtttttacacacaataacaggacaggacaggaatgAACGAATACAAATCAATATAATGAGTTATTGATAAATTACCATCAGtgtacagaaaacaacaagtcAGGAACATTTATATTAATCACACAGTGTGTAAACAGAATGTGTTTGGACAGTTGGTCGTTTATCGGAAGTCCTCGGCAGAGAACATGCCCTTGGCGCGGCGCAGGATGGAGTCCTTGGACGCGTCGTACGGGTGCTCTTTGGACGGGATCTCCAGCACCGCCGGGATCGACTGCATGTGGCCGTCGATGGCGTGACGGATCATCTCGGCAATGAACTGGTTAATCAGGATGATGCCGATGTCGTTACGCGCCAAGAAGCTCCTATagggaggaagatggaggaaaagatTGAGTGTAGTCAGCGGAGGAAAGAATAACACAGAAGTGGTACGTAACCGTTCAATTGCTTGATTGatgaatggagtttggttttAGGTTAAGGATTATTTCAGTGACAAATTTAATCACAGTAAAGAACATGAGTCCAGAAAAGCTAAAACGGGAATTACAGACCCAATTTAACCAATTAGGCAAAAACTAATTTaatatgtgaatgtgaataagGCATTTAGAAAAGCACTAAAAGTATTTATATCTGCTGCTAGCTGGATTATTTCTACACCGAGTTGACATTTGGTCCTTCGAGATTAACATATGTTCCGtcaaggaaatgaatgaattaatattcAAGTAACACTTTAAATAAATCGATTTTTGAACGGAGTTTGGAGCAGAACCCCACAGTACAATAACACCCCGTGTGCATTTGATTAAGGTTCTTACTTGAAGGTCTCTTCGATCTCCGTGATGCTCGTGTCCTTCTCCACCACTAAGAAATTCGGTTTTCGATTCTTGTTGAGCTCACCGATCCCACCGAGTAGAAAGCCGGTGCAAGTGTCCTCATCGCCGATAACGGCGATCAGTTTCCCGCGGCCGG
Coding sequences:
- the atp6v1f gene encoding V-type proton ATPase subunit F, which gives rise to MAGRGKLIAVIGDEDTCTGFLLGGIGELNKNRKPNFLVVEKDTSITEIEETFKSFLARNDIGIILINQFIAEMIRHAIDGHMQSIPAVLEIPSKEHPYDASKDSILRRAKGMFSAEDFR